Proteins from one Microbacterium faecale genomic window:
- a CDS encoding SDR family NAD(P)-dependent oxidoreductase, translated as MSTSAGGAWDPSHLPPQDGRTYLVTGANAGLGYFACEQLAQAGAHVIMSGRHPNRLAAAHDALEARIPSASVETLLLDVANPGSVRAAAASVRGGLFDRTRLDGVIFNAGIVHPPHARKLTRDGRELVFSTNALGHFVLGAELLVSMSKAAGSRWRPRMVWLGSMSTRMGAYDPLDVQLEKSYSSWKAYVQSKVAVQALGFEADARLRDAEVPVDSVVAHPGYSIGGRTPRVTGVNEPSRWKRIRDGVQAPIAQSKQSGAETIVRALIDPTIQGGEYWGPKHMMRGAAVRQRPSATSLDPEVRARVWATCEELAGVEWPFQKAARAAR; from the coding sequence GTGAGCACGAGCGCGGGCGGGGCGTGGGATCCGTCTCATCTGCCGCCCCAGGACGGGCGGACGTACCTGGTCACGGGCGCGAACGCCGGGCTCGGCTACTTCGCATGCGAGCAGCTCGCGCAGGCGGGCGCCCACGTGATCATGAGCGGCCGCCACCCCAACCGGCTCGCCGCCGCCCACGACGCCCTCGAGGCGCGCATTCCGAGCGCATCCGTCGAGACGCTTCTGCTCGACGTCGCGAACCCCGGATCCGTGCGTGCCGCGGCCGCGAGCGTGCGGGGAGGCCTGTTCGACCGCACCCGCCTCGACGGCGTGATCTTCAACGCCGGAATCGTGCACCCGCCTCACGCACGCAAGCTCACGCGCGACGGGCGCGAACTGGTCTTCTCGACCAACGCACTCGGTCACTTCGTGCTCGGAGCCGAGCTGCTCGTGTCGATGTCGAAGGCCGCCGGATCCAGGTGGCGGCCCCGCATGGTGTGGCTCGGCAGCATGTCGACCCGCATGGGAGCGTATGACCCGCTGGACGTGCAGCTCGAGAAGTCGTACTCGTCGTGGAAGGCGTACGTGCAGTCGAAGGTCGCCGTGCAGGCGCTCGGCTTCGAAGCTGACGCACGGCTACGTGACGCGGAGGTGCCGGTCGACTCGGTCGTGGCGCACCCCGGGTATTCGATCGGCGGCCGCACCCCGCGCGTGACGGGGGTCAACGAGCCGAGCAGGTGGAAGCGGATCCGTGACGGCGTGCAGGCGCCGATCGCGCAGAGCAAGCAGTCGGGTGCGGAGACGATCGTGCGCGCGCTGATCGACCCGACGATCCAGGGCGGTGAGTACTGGGGGCCGAAGCACATGATGCGCGGTGCCGCCGTACGCCAGCGTCCGTCGGCGACGTCCCTCGACCCCGAGGTGCGCGCGCGGGTGTGGGCGACCTGCGAGGAGCTTGCGGGCGTCGAATGGCCGTTCCAGAAGGCCGCGCGCGCGGCTCGGTAG
- a CDS encoding metal-dependent transcriptional regulator — MATSPAADDYLKTIYAHTEWQDQPIMPSVLAARLGVAPSSVTEMVKKLAASGLVNHEPYRAVTLTADGRERAVSMTRRHRLIETWLVREFAYSWDEVHDEAEVLEHAVSDRMLEKIDARLGRPTHDPHGDAIPSRDGTIERTPFVLLADAAPGHAGEVLRVSDRDPLLLRAITASGIDVGTQLVVRDGGVELAGAPIDLPDGAAEVVWLSA; from the coding sequence ATGGCCACGAGCCCCGCAGCCGACGATTACCTGAAGACGATCTACGCCCACACCGAGTGGCAGGATCAGCCGATCATGCCGTCCGTGCTCGCGGCGCGACTCGGCGTGGCGCCGTCGAGCGTCACCGAGATGGTCAAGAAGCTCGCGGCCTCGGGGCTGGTGAATCACGAACCGTATCGCGCGGTGACGCTGACGGCGGATGGCCGCGAACGCGCGGTCTCGATGACCCGACGCCACCGGCTTATTGAGACATGGCTCGTGCGCGAGTTCGCCTACAGCTGGGACGAGGTGCACGACGAGGCGGAGGTGCTCGAGCACGCCGTCAGCGATCGGATGCTCGAGAAGATCGACGCGCGACTCGGCCGCCCGACCCACGATCCGCACGGTGACGCGATCCCGAGCCGTGACGGGACGATCGAGCGCACGCCGTTCGTACTGCTCGCCGATGCCGCGCCCGGGCATGCCGGGGAGGTGCTGCGCGTCAGCGACCGGGATCCGCTGCTGCTGCGTGCGATCACCGCGAGCGGCATCGACGTCGGCACGCAACTCGTCGTGCGCGACGGGGGAGTGGAGCTCGCGGGCGCCCCCATCGATCTGCCGGACGGCGCCGCCGAGGTCGTCTGGCTCTCCGCCTGA
- a CDS encoding YciI family protein produces MSKFMLIMRNSDEAIAEYKEVPFEQIIEAMGKFNESMMKAGVLASGEGLAEAAEGVVVDYSATPPVATDGPYGETKELFNGFWILDVPTIEEATEWAKRAPLGPGNKVEIRRVTGPEDFPADNEWIEKEAEWREQLGDA; encoded by the coding sequence ATGTCCAAGTTCATGCTCATCATGCGCAACAGTGACGAGGCGATCGCGGAGTACAAGGAAGTGCCGTTCGAGCAGATCATCGAGGCGATGGGGAAGTTCAACGAGTCGATGATGAAGGCTGGCGTCCTGGCAAGTGGTGAGGGCCTGGCCGAGGCGGCGGAGGGCGTCGTCGTCGATTATTCCGCCACGCCGCCGGTGGCGACCGACGGACCGTACGGCGAGACCAAGGAGCTGTTCAACGGGTTCTGGATCCTCGACGTCCCCACGATCGAGGAGGCCACCGAGTGGGCGAAGCGCGCGCCGCTCGGCCCCGGAAACAAGGTCGAGATCCGTCGCGTCACGGGCCCCGAGGACTTCCCCGCCGACAACGAGTGGATCGAGAAGGAAGCCGAGTGGCGCGAGCAGCTCGGCGACGCGTGA
- a CDS encoding RNA polymerase sigma factor: MHDASPDTASARRRVEAVWRIESARIVATLTRFTGDFDLAEDLAQEALSAALEQWPADGVPTNPGAWLVTVGKRRAVDGWRRAAALDDRYAAIAREMDEATGEIDYDPDAIDDDILRLVFIACHPALSREARIALTLRVVGGLTTDQIGRAFFVPTSTIQQRIVRAKKTLAAVNAPFEVPPRGEYAERLDGVLSVLYLIFNEGHVASSGEEWMRVGLAREAIRLVRVLAELIPGEHEVHGLAALMELTAARFPARTDRDGNPVLLNEQDRTRWDATLIARGRAALARADALGRGRGAYGLQAAIAECHAVAATFDDTDWEHIIVLYEALGRIAPSPAVDLNRAAAVAMATGPASALRIVDEIAASGALRGSHLLPSVRGDLLARLGRVDEARDCLREAARLTGNERERDVLLRKAADLAL; this comes from the coding sequence ATGCATGACGCGTCGCCGGACACGGCGTCGGCCCGTCGCCGCGTCGAAGCGGTGTGGCGCATCGAGTCCGCACGCATCGTCGCCACCCTGACTCGCTTCACCGGCGACTTCGACCTCGCCGAGGATCTCGCGCAGGAGGCGCTCTCCGCGGCGCTCGAGCAGTGGCCGGCCGACGGGGTGCCGACGAACCCTGGCGCGTGGCTCGTCACCGTCGGCAAGCGTCGCGCTGTCGACGGGTGGCGCCGCGCCGCAGCGCTCGACGACCGGTACGCCGCCATCGCACGGGAGATGGACGAGGCGACGGGCGAGATCGACTACGACCCCGACGCGATCGACGACGACATCTTGCGGCTCGTCTTCATCGCCTGTCACCCGGCGCTGTCGCGCGAGGCTCGGATCGCCCTCACGCTGCGCGTCGTCGGCGGGCTCACGACCGACCAGATCGGCCGGGCGTTCTTCGTTCCAACCTCGACGATCCAACAGCGCATCGTGCGAGCGAAGAAGACGCTCGCCGCCGTCAACGCGCCCTTCGAAGTGCCGCCGCGCGGGGAGTACGCCGAGCGTCTCGACGGCGTGCTCAGCGTGCTCTATCTCATCTTCAACGAGGGACACGTCGCCAGTTCGGGGGAGGAGTGGATGCGCGTCGGCCTCGCCCGGGAAGCGATCCGCCTCGTCCGGGTGCTGGCCGAGCTGATCCCGGGCGAGCACGAGGTGCACGGCCTTGCCGCGCTGATGGAACTCACCGCCGCGCGCTTCCCGGCACGCACCGACCGGGACGGGAACCCGGTGCTGCTGAATGAGCAGGACCGCACGCGCTGGGACGCGACGCTGATCGCGCGAGGTCGGGCGGCGCTGGCCCGGGCGGACGCCCTGGGGCGCGGCCGCGGCGCGTACGGACTGCAGGCGGCGATCGCCGAGTGCCACGCGGTCGCGGCGACGTTCGACGACACTGACTGGGAGCACATCATCGTGCTGTACGAGGCCCTGGGGCGGATCGCCCCCTCGCCGGCCGTCGACCTCAACCGCGCTGCCGCGGTCGCTATGGCGACCGGCCCGGCGAGCGCGCTGCGCATCGTCGACGAGATCGCCGCCTCGGGCGCGCTGCGCGGATCCCATCTGCTCCCCTCGGTCCGCGGCGACCTGCTCGCGCGTCTCGGGCGCGTGGACGAGGCGCGCGACTGCCTGCGCGAGGCGGCGCGCCTTACCGGCAACGAGCGCGAGCGCGACGTGCTGCTCCGCAAAGCGGCCGACCTCGCGCTCTGA
- a CDS encoding Nramp family divalent metal transporter — protein sequence MTITDAPKKPRAAWLLGPALVAGVAYLDPGNVATNMSAGAQFGYLLVWVVVLGNAMAWLIQYLSAKLGVVTGRSLSETLGTRIRSPWARRAYWLQAELVAMATDVAEIIGGAVALWLLFDVPLVAGGVITGVVSMGLLWIQSHGGAKPFEFVVIGLMAVITIGFTVGVFVGPPDPASIVEGLVPRFEGSGSVLLAASILGATVMPHAIYAHSALARDRFADHVEAPGRIPRLLRATKWDVTIALIIAGTVNLAILLLGAANLPGVPGTDSLEGAHAALADHLGPLVATVFAVGLLASGLASTSVGAYAGSEIMQGLLRVRIPLIARRIATMVPAIVVLAVGFDPTQALILSQVVLSFGIPFALIPLVALTAQARTLGSHRNRWWTTAIGVASSAFLIALNALLLWLTFVP from the coding sequence ATGACGATCACCGACGCACCCAAAAAGCCACGCGCTGCCTGGCTACTAGGGCCGGCGCTTGTGGCGGGCGTGGCGTACCTGGATCCGGGCAACGTCGCGACGAACATGTCGGCGGGAGCGCAATTCGGATACCTGCTCGTGTGGGTGGTCGTGCTCGGCAACGCGATGGCGTGGCTGATTCAGTACCTCTCCGCGAAACTCGGCGTCGTCACGGGCCGCAGCCTGTCGGAGACGCTCGGCACGCGGATCCGTTCGCCGTGGGCGCGGCGCGCGTACTGGCTGCAGGCGGAGCTCGTCGCCATGGCAACCGACGTCGCGGAGATCATCGGCGGCGCGGTGGCGCTCTGGCTGCTGTTCGACGTGCCGCTCGTGGCCGGAGGCGTCATCACGGGCGTCGTCTCGATGGGGCTGCTCTGGATCCAGTCGCACGGCGGCGCGAAGCCGTTCGAATTCGTCGTCATCGGCCTCATGGCCGTCATCACGATCGGATTCACCGTGGGCGTGTTCGTCGGTCCCCCGGATCCCGCGTCGATCGTCGAGGGTCTCGTGCCGCGGTTCGAGGGCTCCGGATCCGTGCTGCTCGCCGCGTCGATCCTCGGTGCGACGGTCATGCCGCACGCGATCTATGCGCACTCCGCGCTCGCCCGCGACCGTTTCGCCGATCACGTCGAGGCGCCGGGGCGGATCCCCCGCCTGCTGCGCGCGACGAAGTGGGACGTGACGATCGCGCTGATCATCGCGGGCACCGTGAACCTCGCGATCCTGCTGCTCGGCGCGGCGAACCTGCCCGGGGTTCCGGGCACGGACAGCCTCGAAGGCGCTCACGCGGCGCTCGCGGATCACCTCGGCCCGCTGGTCGCGACGGTGTTCGCGGTCGGGCTGCTCGCCTCGGGTCTCGCCTCGACATCCGTGGGCGCGTACGCCGGATCCGAGATCATGCAGGGGCTGCTGCGGGTGCGGATCCCGCTGATCGCCCGGCGCATCGCGACCATGGTGCCGGCGATCGTGGTGCTGGCCGTGGGGTTCGATCCGACCCAAGCCCTGATCCTCAGTCAGGTCGTGCTGTCGTTCGGGATCCCGTTCGCGCTGATCCCGCTCGTCGCGCTCACGGCGCAGGCACGGACGCTCGGGTCGCACCGCAATCGCTGGTGGACGACCGCGATCGGCGTCGCATCGAGCGCATTCCTCATCGCGCTCAACGCGCTCCTGCTCTGGTTGACGTTCGTGCCATGA
- a CDS encoding TrmH family RNA methyltransferase, producing MHGVGPWPGEWPEGEYFDPELLAHGDTRNVVDAYRYWTMDAIIADLDTRRHGFHVAIENWQHDMNIGSIVRSANAFLADTVHIVGRKRWNRRGAMVTDRYQHVIHHPDVASFRAWMDEREIPIIAVDNVGEAVPVDKADLPERCVFLFGQEGPGLSEEALAAAVAHIEITQYGSTRSMNASAAGAVVMYEWCRRWA from the coding sequence ATGCACGGCGTGGGCCCCTGGCCGGGCGAGTGGCCGGAGGGCGAGTACTTCGACCCCGAGTTGCTCGCGCACGGCGACACCCGAAACGTCGTGGACGCGTACCGCTACTGGACGATGGACGCCATCATCGCCGACCTCGACACCCGGCGCCATGGGTTCCACGTCGCCATCGAGAACTGGCAGCACGACATGAACATCGGATCCATCGTGCGCAGCGCCAACGCGTTTCTCGCGGACACCGTGCACATCGTCGGGCGCAAGCGCTGGAACCGTCGCGGCGCGATGGTCACCGACCGCTACCAGCACGTGATCCACCACCCCGACGTCGCGTCGTTCCGCGCGTGGATGGATGAGCGCGAGATCCCGATCATCGCCGTCGACAACGTCGGTGAGGCCGTGCCTGTCGATAAGGCCGACCTGCCGGAACGCTGCGTCTTCCTCTTCGGCCAGGAGGGGCCCGGCCTCTCGGAGGAGGCGCTCGCCGCCGCCGTCGCGCACATCGAGATCACGCAGTACGGTTCGACGCGGTCGATGAACGCCTCGGCAGCCGGGGCCGTCGTGATGTACGAGTGGTGCCGCCGCTGGGCGTAA
- a CDS encoding MFS transporter, whose protein sequence is MSNKTPATTAGQGYSKAMTRKVVLASFIGTAIEWYDFYLYGTASALVFGSLFFPEFDPLVGTLAAFATFAAGFLARPIGGIVFGHFGDRVGRKKMLVYSLLGMGSATFLIGLVPTYAAIGIAAPIMLLFLRLVQGFAVGGEWAGAVLMSVEHEEKGKRGLAGSWTQAGSPAGLLLSTVVFALVALLPDDQFMSWGWRIPFLLSAALVAIGLFIRLSVLESPEFKEVKDGGEPSRMPALEAIRKHPLNIFLAIAMCLAPFVCFYYFATFNLTYATTDLALPRDSMLVIVAVAAAIEIITIPLAAAWSDKIGRGKVFLLGTAAFALYAYPFFLINEAFPSIVTMAVTVVIGIGFIHPLMYGPMATLFAELFPPRVRYSGASLGYSIGAIFGGGFAPMIFTGLLGLGLGALAVIPPYMILVSVLTFVAVFYATRPGRRFEDEGLASGRTANPTEGR, encoded by the coding sequence ATGTCGAACAAGACACCCGCGACGACAGCTGGGCAGGGCTATTCGAAGGCCATGACCCGCAAGGTCGTCCTTGCGTCATTCATCGGTACCGCGATCGAGTGGTACGACTTCTACCTGTACGGCACCGCGTCCGCGCTGGTGTTCGGCTCGCTCTTCTTCCCTGAGTTCGACCCTCTGGTCGGAACGCTCGCCGCATTCGCGACCTTCGCGGCTGGGTTCCTCGCGCGACCCATCGGCGGCATCGTGTTCGGTCACTTCGGAGACCGCGTCGGCCGCAAGAAAATGCTCGTGTACTCGCTCCTCGGCATGGGCAGCGCGACCTTCCTCATCGGTCTCGTGCCGACGTACGCGGCCATCGGAATCGCCGCGCCGATCATGCTCCTCTTCCTGCGCCTGGTGCAGGGCTTCGCGGTCGGCGGCGAGTGGGCGGGCGCCGTGCTCATGTCCGTGGAGCACGAGGAGAAGGGAAAGCGCGGTCTCGCCGGTAGCTGGACCCAGGCTGGCAGCCCCGCTGGGCTCCTGCTCTCGACCGTGGTGTTCGCGCTCGTTGCCCTGCTGCCGGATGACCAGTTCATGAGCTGGGGCTGGCGCATCCCGTTCCTGCTGAGTGCGGCTCTCGTCGCCATCGGCCTCTTCATCCGCCTCTCGGTTCTTGAGAGTCCCGAGTTCAAGGAGGTCAAGGACGGAGGCGAGCCATCGCGCATGCCGGCGCTCGAAGCGATCCGCAAGCACCCGCTGAACATCTTCCTCGCCATCGCGATGTGCCTCGCCCCCTTCGTCTGCTTCTACTACTTCGCGACCTTCAACCTCACCTACGCGACCACCGACCTCGCCCTCCCGCGTGACTCGATGCTCGTCATCGTCGCAGTCGCCGCGGCGATCGAGATCATCACCATCCCGCTCGCGGCGGCGTGGAGCGACAAGATCGGACGCGGAAAGGTCTTCCTGCTCGGCACCGCGGCATTCGCGCTGTACGCATACCCGTTCTTCCTCATCAACGAGGCGTTCCCCAGCATCGTCACGATGGCGGTCACCGTTGTGATCGGAATCGGCTTCATCCACCCGCTCATGTACGGTCCGATGGCGACGCTCTTCGCCGAGCTCTTCCCTCCGCGGGTGCGGTACTCGGGAGCGTCGCTCGGCTACTCGATCGGAGCGATCTTTGGTGGCGGGTTCGCGCCCATGATCTTCACGGGGCTGCTCGGTCTGGGGCTCGGCGCGCTCGCGGTCATCCCGCCGTACATGATCCTCGTCTCGGTCCTGACCTTCGTCGCGGTGTTCTACGCCACGCGACCGGGCCGCCGGTTCGAAGACGAGGGCCTGGCATCCGGCCGGACCGCCAACCCCACGGAAGGTCGCTGA
- a CDS encoding alpha/beta fold hydrolase: MAAGLAALDAVVDGWVEAARRDAQLQALRRAAHVAVAFSDGETRVTVAVSPDTVIPCDDAEVSLVAPADAWTQLLSRHPAPTMHHFLAMRMRVDGTRVEGDELVFAQHAAIIRRLIELAREVVDAPVSRAADPVLDRRAIVGRHVPVVVEGQQVDLYFERAGAGAGAPIVVLHTAGADGRQAHPLMSDADLTARHEVITFDMPGHGRSAALAEPIGAWTLTPDRYAETILAVIDALALDSPILLGASMAGEACLMMAYRVPDRLGGVVACEASDFVPGRVTPWAGDPRVNEMLFVPEWIDGLIAPTAPASTRDLILRTYAQGGHRTFAGDIDFYSGGWDGRDIVSEIDTAVCPVVMMTGEYDYSCTPAMSEATAAKIPGAHFWTMPGMGHFPICEHPEAFAPHLERALTLIGDTRG; this comes from the coding sequence ATGGCCGCGGGTCTCGCCGCGCTCGACGCCGTCGTCGACGGGTGGGTCGAAGCCGCCCGTCGAGACGCGCAGCTCCAGGCGCTTCGTCGTGCCGCGCACGTTGCCGTGGCATTCAGCGACGGCGAGACCCGCGTCACGGTTGCGGTCTCTCCGGACACGGTCATCCCGTGCGATGATGCCGAAGTCAGCCTTGTCGCGCCGGCCGACGCGTGGACCCAGCTCCTCTCCCGGCACCCCGCCCCGACCATGCACCACTTTCTCGCGATGAGAATGAGGGTCGACGGCACACGTGTCGAGGGTGATGAACTCGTATTCGCCCAGCACGCGGCCATAATCCGCCGGCTTATCGAACTCGCCCGTGAGGTCGTCGATGCGCCGGTATCCCGTGCTGCCGACCCCGTCCTCGATCGCCGTGCGATCGTCGGCCGTCACGTTCCCGTCGTCGTCGAGGGGCAGCAGGTCGACCTCTATTTCGAGCGCGCCGGAGCGGGGGCTGGCGCGCCGATCGTCGTGCTCCACACGGCGGGGGCCGACGGACGTCAGGCGCATCCGCTCATGTCGGACGCCGACCTCACCGCGCGACATGAGGTCATCACGTTCGATATGCCTGGTCATGGGCGGTCCGCGGCGCTCGCCGAACCGATCGGTGCGTGGACCCTCACCCCCGACCGCTATGCCGAAACGATCCTCGCCGTGATCGACGCGCTGGCACTTGACTCGCCGATTTTGCTGGGCGCCTCGATGGCGGGCGAGGCCTGCCTGATGATGGCGTACCGCGTTCCCGACCGGCTGGGCGGCGTCGTCGCCTGCGAGGCATCGGACTTCGTCCCCGGCCGCGTCACGCCATGGGCAGGAGATCCGCGGGTCAACGAAATGCTCTTCGTGCCGGAGTGGATCGATGGGCTCATCGCCCCGACCGCGCCTGCGTCGACGCGGGACCTCATTCTGCGCACCTATGCTCAGGGCGGCCACCGCACATTCGCCGGTGACATCGACTTCTACTCGGGCGGATGGGATGGTCGTGACATCGTGAGCGAGATCGACACGGCGGTGTGCCCGGTTGTCATGATGACGGGCGAGTACGACTACTCCTGCACGCCCGCGATGTCCGAAGCGACGGCGGCGAAGATTCCCGGCGCGCATTTCTGGACGATGCCCGGCATGGGACACTTCCCCATCTGCGAGCACCCCGAGGCATTCGCGCCTCATCTCGAGCGCGCCCTCACTCTGATCGGAGACACGCGTGGTTGA
- a CDS encoding aldehyde dehydrogenase has translation MVDITIPDTRLLIDGARVAAEPGRELDVHSPLTGKALARVPDATAEQAAAAIGAAESAFDDWRRTSGAERARLLHRLADLLERDAEELAHLESADNGKLLRETSTQARFTVRNYRFFAGAADKIYGHTIPLDAWETFDYTRKEPVGVAVLITAWNSPMQLLANKLAPALAAGCTVVIKPSEIAPLTTLRLADLVEEAGFPPGVVNIVTGGKEAGVALTTDARVGRISFTGSVETGQAIARAAAGVLVPVTLELGGKSANIVFADADLDRAVPGVVAGIFAAGGQTCIAGSRLLVHESIAEDVTARVAEIARQIRVGDPAHPDTQMGPVASPLQRERILAMIDDAKADGARLVAGGGVPAAAELADGAFVEPTIFADVAPDSRLAQQEVFGPVLAVTTFRTDEEAIAIANGTDFGLASGLWTKDVARAHRVARDLVAGTVWVNTYRYSAAQAPFGGVKQSGYGRERGLEALDEYLRTKNVLMDLSDEIRDPFAIKA, from the coding sequence GTGGTTGACATCACCATCCCTGACACCCGACTGCTCATCGACGGCGCTCGTGTCGCCGCGGAGCCCGGACGGGAACTCGACGTGCATAGCCCGCTCACAGGGAAGGCGCTTGCGCGCGTTCCCGACGCGACGGCTGAGCAGGCGGCGGCCGCAATCGGCGCTGCTGAGTCCGCCTTCGACGACTGGCGGAGGACGAGCGGTGCCGAGCGCGCACGCCTCCTGCACCGGCTCGCCGACCTCCTGGAACGTGATGCGGAGGAACTTGCGCATTTGGAGAGTGCCGACAACGGCAAGCTGTTGCGCGAGACGTCAACACAGGCACGTTTCACCGTGCGCAACTACCGCTTCTTCGCGGGTGCCGCCGACAAGATCTACGGTCACACGATCCCGCTCGACGCGTGGGAGACGTTCGACTACACGCGCAAGGAGCCCGTGGGCGTCGCCGTTCTCATCACTGCCTGGAACTCGCCCATGCAGCTGCTGGCGAACAAGCTCGCCCCGGCGCTCGCCGCGGGTTGCACCGTGGTGATCAAGCCCAGCGAGATCGCCCCGCTGACCACTCTTCGACTCGCCGACCTCGTCGAGGAGGCCGGCTTCCCACCCGGCGTCGTCAATATCGTCACCGGCGGCAAGGAAGCGGGTGTCGCGCTGACGACGGACGCACGCGTCGGCCGCATCTCCTTCACGGGCTCGGTGGAGACGGGTCAGGCGATCGCGCGGGCCGCCGCCGGAGTGCTCGTGCCCGTCACGCTCGAGCTCGGCGGGAAGAGTGCGAACATCGTCTTCGCCGACGCCGACCTCGACCGCGCCGTTCCGGGCGTCGTTGCCGGCATCTTCGCCGCGGGTGGTCAGACGTGCATCGCGGGCTCGCGTCTGCTCGTGCACGAGTCGATCGCCGAGGATGTCACTGCCAGGGTCGCGGAGATCGCACGGCAGATCCGCGTGGGCGACCCCGCGCACCCCGACACGCAGATGGGCCCGGTCGCATCGCCCCTGCAACGTGAACGGATCCTCGCCATGATCGATGACGCCAAGGCTGACGGCGCGCGGCTCGTCGCCGGGGGAGGCGTACCTGCAGCTGCCGAACTGGCCGACGGCGCCTTCGTCGAGCCGACGATCTTCGCGGACGTCGCGCCCGACTCGCGGCTCGCGCAGCAGGAGGTCTTCGGCCCCGTGCTCGCAGTGACGACGTTCCGCACGGACGAGGAAGCCATCGCCATCGCCAATGGCACTGATTTCGGACTCGCCTCCGGACTCTGGACGAAGGACGTCGCGCGCGCTCATCGTGTGGCCCGCGACCTCGTCGCCGGCACGGTCTGGGTCAACACCTACCGCTACTCTGCGGCGCAGGCGCCCTTCGGTGGCGTGAAGCAGTCGGGCTACGGGCGGGAGCGTGGCCTGGAGGCACTCGACGAATACCTGCGTACGAAGAACGTCTTGATGGATCTCTCGGACGAGATCCGCGATCCGTTCGCGATCAAGGCATAG
- a CDS encoding NAD(P)-dependent oxidoreductase: MKNRIALVGLGQMGLPIATRLATAFDVVAFDISAERRALAAEHDRITATDDLAELAGSAIIVLSLPNPAVSRGVLEQLAPSLAAGTLIIETSTVLPDDVRESERILGSSGARIIDAAVLSGVGQMSSGNATLLVGGDDRDVDEVADVLAIIGGAGVSRFGALGAGMAAKVVNNGVAHAVMVVLVEAFAMARAEGVALDDIAAMLDREDGGLQRPLNHRVMQRMATGDYEGGMPLDAARKDSMLALAMAQRSETPLFATQAAQSVYDIAAGQGFGREDYSALAKLWEGWTGRELKYGADA; this comes from the coding sequence ATGAAAAACCGCATCGCACTCGTCGGGCTCGGCCAGATGGGCCTTCCCATCGCGACCCGGCTAGCGACCGCCTTCGACGTCGTCGCATTCGATATCAGCGCCGAACGCCGCGCCCTCGCGGCGGAGCACGATCGCATCACGGCGACCGACGACCTCGCAGAGCTCGCGGGATCCGCGATCATCGTGCTCTCTCTCCCGAACCCTGCCGTCTCGCGCGGTGTGCTCGAGCAGCTGGCGCCGAGCCTCGCGGCGGGCACCCTCATCATCGAGACCAGTACGGTGCTGCCCGACGATGTGCGCGAGTCCGAGCGGATCCTCGGCTCGTCCGGTGCGCGCATCATCGACGCCGCCGTGCTCTCCGGGGTCGGGCAGATGTCGTCCGGAAACGCGACGCTTCTGGTCGGCGGCGATGACCGTGACGTGGACGAAGTGGCCGACGTGCTCGCCATTATCGGTGGTGCGGGCGTTTCGCGATTCGGCGCTCTGGGAGCAGGCATGGCCGCGAAGGTCGTCAACAACGGCGTCGCGCACGCCGTCATGGTCGTGCTCGTGGAGGCGTTCGCCATGGCACGCGCCGAAGGCGTGGCGCTTGACGACATCGCCGCCATGCTCGACCGGGAGGACGGCGGACTGCAGCGACCGCTCAATCACCGGGTGATGCAGCGGATGGCGACCGGTGACTACGAGGGAGGCATGCCGCTCGACGCCGCGCGCAAGGACTCGATGCTGGCCCTCGCGATGGCGCAACGTTCGGAGACGCCGCTGTTCGCCACGCAGGCGGCGCAGTCGGTGTACGACATCGCGGCCGGACAGGGCTTCGGGCGCGAGGACTACTCGGCGCTCGCGAAGCTCTGGGAAGGATGGACGGGCCGCGAACTGAAGTATGGAGCCGACGCATGA